From Coffea arabica cultivar ET-39 chromosome 2e, Coffea Arabica ET-39 HiFi, whole genome shotgun sequence, the proteins below share one genomic window:
- the LOC113729258 gene encoding non-specific phospholipase C3-like, producing the protein MPEPDMEYPIKTIVVLVQENRSFDHMLGWMKSLNTEIDGVTGTESNPLSTSDPDSNCIYFGDQSGNVEPDPGHSFEAIYEQVFGVPWTGGQSSTSSASQNLPPTMEGFAQNAERIQKGMAEIVMNGFRPESLTVYKELISEFAVCDRWFSSIPTLTQPNRLFIHSATSYGAIANDTKMLIQGYPQKTIFESLEECGCTFGIYHQYPPSTLFFRNLRKLKYTKNFHQFDIDFKRHCKEGKLPNYVVVEQRYFETKLVPGNDDHPPHDVSEGQKFVKEVYEAIRSSPQWNEMLFIIIYDEHGGFYDHVPTPVTGIPSPDDKVAPAPHNFRFDRLGIRVPAILVSPWIERGTVLHGPSGPYPTSEFEHSSIPATVKKIFNLKEFLTKRDAWAGTLECVLNRDSPRSDCPVMLPEPVKLRDTEANEESKLSEFQEELVQLAAVLSGDLAKDIYPQKILENMKVIEAVNYVENAFQKFRDECDNAFKTGADESNIVCAPSPPPEKHRSKSLAHKILSCIACHR; encoded by the exons ATGCCTGAGCCTGATATGGAGTATCCCATCAAAACCATAGTCGTTTTAGTCCAAGAAAATCGATCATTCGATCACATGCTAGGATGGATGAAGTCCCTCAATACAGAAATTGACGGTGTAACTGGAACTGAATCGAACCCCCTATCAACCTCTGATCCCGACTCAAACTGCATCTATTTCGGTGATCAATCTGGCAATGTCGAGCCAGATCCAGGCCATTCATTTGAAGCAATATATGAGCAAGTTTTTGGTGTGCCGTGGACTGGTGGTCAATCCTCAACATCTTCAGCCTCCCAAAACCTTCCTCCTACAATGGAAGGCTTTGCACAGAATGCTGAGAGGATACAGAAAGGGATGGCTGAGATAGTAATGAATGGATTCAGACCAGAGTCATTGACAGTTTACAAGGAGCTGATTTCAGAATTTGCTGTTTGTGACAGATGGTTTTCGTCAATTCCTACTTTAACACAACCAAATAGGCTATTTATCCACTCTGCTACATCTTATGGTGCCATTGCAAATGATACCAAGATGCTGATTCAGGGATACCCTCAGAAAACAATTTTTGAGTCCCTGGAAGAGTGTGGTTGCACTTTTGGGATTTATCATCAGTACCCTCCGTCCACACTTTTCTTCAG AAATCTTAGAAAGTTAAAGTACACAAAAAACTTTCATCAGTTTGATATAGACTTCAAGAGGCATTGCAAGGAGGGTAAACTACCGAACTATGTAGTAGTTGAACAGAGATATTTTGAAACAAAACTCGTACCAGGGAACGATGATCATCCACCACATGATGTCTCTGAAGGCCAGAAATTTGTGAAAGAAGTCTATGAAGCAATAAGGTCAAGTCCCCAGTGGAATGAAATGTTGTTCATTATCATCTATGACGAACATGGGGGATTTTATGATCATGTTCCAACTCCTGTCACTGGAATTCCAAGCCCAGATGACAAAGTAGCTCCTGCACCCCATAATTTCAGGTTTGATCGCCTTGGCATTAGGGTTCCAGCTATTCTGGTTTCTCCCTGGATTGAACGTGGAACTG TGTTACATGGGCCATCAGGGCCATATCCTACATCGGAATTTGAACATTCATCAATTCCAGCCACTGTTAAGAAGATTTTCAATTTAAAAGAGTTCTTGACAAAGAGAGATGCATGGGCAGGCACTTTGGAATGTGTTCTGAATAGGGACAGCCCCAGAAGTGATTGTCCAG TTATGTTGCCGGAACCAGTAAAATTAAGAGATACGGAAGCCAATGAAGAATCAAAGCTGAGTGAGTTTCAAGAAGAGTTGGTGCAATTGGCTGCTGTACTGAGCGGAGATCTTGCAAAGGACATCTATCCACAGAAAATACTGGAGAATATGAAAGTCATTGAGGCTGTAAACTATGTTGAAAATGCATTCCAGAAATTCAGAGACGAATGTGATAACGCCTTCAAGACTGGAGCCGATGAATCTAATATTGTTTGTGCACCAAGTCCACCACCTGAAAAGCATCGATCGAAATCCTTAGCTCATAAAATCTTGTCATGCATTGCCTGTCACCGTTGA
- the LOC113732101 gene encoding RING-H2 finger protein ATL52-like: MGSVGRPISWAPYDTYRDCSQGICSIYCPQWCYIIFPPPPPLGNDDGSGTTFSPLIIAILGILASAFLLVSYYTIVTRYCRRRRSRNSNIEFEAHHDEVTHDQWQVATTGLDEALIKSITVFRYKKGDGLVEGTECAVCLNEFQEDESLRLLPKCCHAFHLPCIDAWLKSHSNCPLCRANVNPAIPTLPPPAPSSQTSLTTLNISSLEIQRQNDLIFVVEDHQERSTHQEEVSISLVSDILFKDALQFDNESENVDSRNCIIGDREDARQFRRSMSLGTFSRRRNLPVADSLRTNEHDREDSDGGIGIGSSKGMQEGQSKQKDRSKDCDLAARVPAVMKRSFSTGRFNFTRQDKGKNHIIPS, from the coding sequence ATGGGATCTGTGGGGAGGCCAATTTCCTGGGCACCATATGATACTTATAGGGATTGTTCACAGGGAATTTGCAGCATATATTGTCCTCAATGGTGCTACATAATcttccctcctcctcctcctcttggAAATGATGATGGCTCAGGCACCACATTCTCCCCTCTGATTATAGCAATCCTGGGTATATTGGCGAGCGCTTTCCTTCTAGTGAGCTACTATACCATTGTCACCAGATATTGCAGAAGAAGAAGATCAAGAAATTCAAACATTGAGTTTGAAGCTCACCATGATGAAGTGACTCATGACCAATGGCAGGTTGCTACAACTGGTTTAGACGAGGCACTTATCAAGTCTATAACAGTTTTCAGGTATAAGAAAGGCGATGGATTGGTGGAAGGGACGGAATGTGCAGTGTGTTTAAATGAGTTTCAGGAAGATGAAAGCCTCAGATTGTTGCCAAAATGTTGTCATGCTTTTCACCTTCCTTGTATTGATGCATGGTTGAAATCTCACTCCAATTGTCCTCTTTGCCGTGCCAATGTAAATCCTGCTATTCCAACCCTGCCTCCTCCGGCTCCAAGTTCTCAAACTTCCTTGACCACCCTCAACATATCTTCCCTCGAAATCCAGAGACAAAATGATCTGATATTCGTGGTAGAGGATCATCAAGAGAGGAGTACTCATCAAGAAGAAGTTTCTATTAGCCTCGTTTCAGATATTCTTTTTAAGGATGCTCTCCAATTTGACAATGAGTCGGAAAATGTTGACTCCAGAAACTGCATAATTGGTGACCGAGAAGATGCAAGACAATTCAGAAGATCGATGTCTTTGGGTACATTTTCTCGTCGGCGCAATCTTCCGGTTGCTGATAGCCTGAGAACCAATGAACATGATCGAGAAGACTCAGACGGTGGGATCGGAATTGGTTCTTCAAAAGGGATGCAGGAGGGACAAAGCAAGCAAaaagatagaagcaaagactgcGATTTAGCAGCAAGAGTTCCTGCTGTAATGAAGAGATCTTTTTCCACAGGAAGATTCAATTTTACAAGGCAAGATAAAGGCAAGAATCATATCATTCCCAGCTAA
- the LOC113728799 gene encoding non-specific phospholipase C3-like, with protein sequence MLGWMKSLNPEIDGVTGTEWNPLSTSDPDSNSIYFGDQSGDVVPDPAHSFDAILLEQVFGVPWTSDQFSSSSASQDLSPTMEGFTQNAERFQDWIVVKIMNGFKPMSSLPETVMHGYRPESLPVYKQLISEFAVYDRRFSSTPGLTQPNTLFISSATSYGAIDFFHNSGLKFVHYHLRRTWWIL encoded by the coding sequence ATGCTAGGATGGATGAAGTCCCTGAATCCTGAAATTGATGGTGTAACTGGAACTGAATGGAACCCTTTATCAACCTCTGATCCTGATTCAAACAGCATCTATTTTGGTGATCAATCTGGGGATGTTGTGCCAGATCCTGCCCATTCATTTGACGCAATATTATTGGAGCAAGTTTTTGGTGTACCATGGACTAGTGATCAGTTCTCGTCATCATCAGCTTCCCAAGATCTTTCTCCAACAATGGAAGGCTTCACACAGAATGCGGAAAGGTTTCAGGATTGGATAGTTGTGAAGATAATGAATGGATTCAAACCAATGTCGTCATTGCCAGAGACAGTAATGCATGGATACAGACCAGAGTCATTGCCAGTTTACAAGCAGCTGATTTCAGAATTTGCAGTTTATGACAGACGGTTTTCATCAACTCCTGGTTTGACACAGCCAAATACGCTGTTTATCAGCTCCGCTACATCTTATGGTGCCATAGATTTCTTTCACAACTCTGGACTGAAATTTGTTCATTATCATCTACGACGAACATGGTGGATTTTATGA
- the LOC113728801 gene encoding uncharacterized acetyltransferase At3g50280-like, with product MESPTVQYVSQCFIKPKYTPEESKQPLYLSLWDVMLVIAHYMQRGFVFAKPPGFDTDGENQLQELVQKLKESLSLTLVHFYPLAGRLVTQKKAENPSELAIYIDCNKSPGARFILASLDLTMDDILSTTYVPRILRSLFDHERSINYDGHTESLLTIQVTELIDGIFIGCSMNHMVGDGISLWHFLTSWSEIFKAEEKTSVISRPPAHDRLFPRGRHNPFLRLPLIYDHDDQVIINRDEADILPADMIREKIFHFSSETVRKLKAKVNAERNATEISSLQAVSAHLWRCITRARNFPSDRKTSFVMVANARSKSVPPVPEDYFGNYLRAAIATAGCGELLEHGLGWAAWLLHQEVINQTGYGISHEQMESWLQSAILSGSDAPDPSRLLLAGSPRFNVYGIDFGLGIPVAVRTGSADKFDGKMVVSPGVEGGGSMDFEICLLPHIMTSLESDKEFMETVS from the coding sequence ATGGAGTCTCCGACAGTCCAATATGTGTCTCAATGTTTTATCAAACCAAAATACACTCCGGAAGAGTCAAAACAACCACTTTACTTGTCACTATGGGACGTAATGTTGGTCATTGCACACTATATGCAGAGGGGCTTCGTTTTTGCAAAGCCTCCAGGATTTGACACCGATGGTGAAAACCAACTTCAAGAACTTGTGCAGAAACTCAAGGAATCACTTTCTCTCACCCTTGTTCATTTCTATCCATTAGCAGGTCGTCTGGTAACGCAGAAAAAAGCTGAGAATCCTTCTGAATTGGCAATTTATATCGATTGCAATAAAAGTCCTGGGGCTCGATTTATTCTCGCATCATTGGACTTGACCATGGATGATATACTTTCAACGACGTACGTTCCCCGAATTTTGAGATCATTGTTTGATCATGAGAGGTCAATCAACTATGATGGTCACACCGAGTCTTTGCTGACCATTCAAGTCACTGAGTTGATAGATGGAATCTTCATTGGATGCTCCATGAACCATATGGTAGGGGATGGGATATCTCTCTGGCATTTCTTGACCTCATGGTCAGAGATATTCAAAGCGGAGGAAAAAACTAGTGTAATCTCAAGGCCCCCAGCACATGATCGACTGTTTCCACGGGGACGACATAATCCGTTTCTCAGACTTCCATTGATTTATGACCATGATGATCAGGTCATCATCAATAGAGATGAAGCAGATATATTGCCAGCTGATATGATTAGGGAAAAAATATTTCATTTCTCATCTGAGACAGTGAGAAAGctgaaagcaaaagtaaatgctGAGCGGAATGCTACTGAGATTTCTTCCTTGCAGGCAGTGTCAGCTCATCTTTGGAGATGCATAACAAGGGCTCGGAACTTCCCATCAGATCGAAAAACAAGCTTTGTTATGGTTGCAAATGCAAGATCAAAGTCAGTTCCACCAGTGCCTGAGGACTACTTCGGTAACTATCTGCGAGCAGCGATAGCAACAGCTGGCTGTGGTGAATTACTGGAACACGGCCTAGGATGGGCAGCATGGCTATTGCACCAGGAAGTGATCAATCAGACAGGCTACGGAATATCACATGAGCAGATGGAATCATGGCTGCAATCGGCAATCCTATCTGGTAGTGATGCTCCCGATCCCAGTAGATTACTCTTGGCAGGCTCTCCACGATTTAACGTGTACGGAATTGATTTTGGACTTGGGATTCCAGTAGCAGTTCGAACCGGTAGTGCAGACAAATTCGATGGGAAAATGGTTGTGAGTCCAGGAGTTGAAGGAGGTGGAAGCATGGACTTTGAGATTTGCCTTCTACCACATATAATGACTTCTCTTGAATCAGACAAGGAGTTCATGGAGACAGTCTCTTAG